A portion of the Novosphingobium sp. KA1 genome contains these proteins:
- a CDS encoding glycosyltransferase family 87 protein has protein sequence MNWLGAGRVRGYLRLLALLNAAMVIWLLATSHGGVDANGFLLGSDFISFWTTGRMLISGADPYDAAAHIAAQRTFFASASGYTAFFYPPSFLALCWPLGWLGYFPALAAWLLATGALYVAAVRVWWRELPVLARLGMPLWLPLLAYPAMVIVVTHGQTSWLLAALLGTGLLLVRRQPVLAGLCLGLATVKPQFGVLVPLALIASREWKVVLVAASTALLLAGLSAWAFGPQLWVEWLDASARAQIAMADGAVGFGKMTSVFAALRLLGTASVAAYAVQALVAAMVAALVVTHGWRKGWRPGLAALVLAGAPLATPFVLDYDMVLLAFPMLWLTGEGLRGGFLPYEKLVLLLAFVATAFARPLALNLSVPIMPLVLLAFFAIVWRRATLRPAAHCEDQPQPEGA, from the coding sequence ATGAACTGGCTGGGCGCGGGCCGGGTGCGGGGCTACCTGCGCCTGCTCGCCCTGCTCAATGCGGCGATGGTGATCTGGCTGCTGGCGACCTCGCACGGCGGGGTGGACGCCAATGGGTTCCTGCTGGGCAGCGACTTCATCAGTTTCTGGACCACGGGGCGGATGCTGATCTCCGGCGCCGACCCGTATGACGCGGCGGCGCATATTGCGGCGCAGCGCACCTTTTTTGCCTCGGCGAGCGGTTACACCGCGTTTTTCTATCCGCCCTCGTTCCTGGCGCTGTGCTGGCCACTCGGCTGGCTGGGCTATTTCCCGGCACTGGCGGCATGGCTGCTGGCGACAGGCGCGCTCTATGTGGCGGCGGTGCGGGTCTGGTGGCGTGAACTGCCGGTACTGGCGCGCCTCGGCATGCCGCTGTGGCTGCCGCTTCTGGCCTATCCGGCGATGGTGATCGTGGTGACCCATGGGCAGACCTCGTGGCTGCTCGCTGCCTTGCTGGGAACGGGGCTGCTGCTGGTTCGCCGCCAGCCCGTGCTGGCAGGCCTGTGCCTCGGCCTCGCGACGGTCAAGCCGCAGTTCGGCGTGCTGGTGCCGCTGGCGCTCATCGCCTCGCGCGAATGGAAGGTGGTGCTGGTGGCCGCGTCCACCGCGCTGCTGCTGGCGGGACTGTCGGCCTGGGCGTTCGGCCCGCAGCTCTGGGTAGAGTGGTTGGACGCGAGCGCGCGTGCACAGATCGCGATGGCTGATGGCGCCGTGGGTTTTGGCAAGATGACAAGCGTATTTGCGGCGCTGCGCCTGCTGGGGACGGCGAGCGTGGCTGCCTATGCGGTGCAGGCGCTGGTGGCGGCAATGGTCGCGGCGCTGGTCGTGACCCATGGCTGGCGCAAAGGGTGGCGGCCGGGGCTGGCGGCGCTGGTTCTGGCGGGAGCGCCGCTCGCAACGCCGTTCGTGCTCGACTACGACATGGTGCTGCTGGCCTTCCCGATGCTCTGGCTCACGGGAGAGGGGCTGCGGGGCGGGTTCCTGCCTTACGAAAAGCTGGTGCTGCTGCTCGCCTTCGTGGCCACGGCCTTTGCCAGGCCCCTGGCATTGAACCTGTCTGTTCCGATCATGCCGCTGGTGTTGCTGGCCTTTTTCGCCATAGTCTGGCGCCGGGCAACCTTGCGCCCCGCCGCGCATTGCGAGGATCAGCCCCAACCGGAAGGAGCCTGA
- a CDS encoding GFA family protein, translating to MTAPYSGGCVCGAVTLAIAGEPVATRQCWCRQCQQLAAGGPTNNAIFKVEDVAIDGDLAASAWQAASGNRLTFHFCPRCGTQIFAQSSARPHLKTMRLGALDAGHGLKPDAVIWTEDAPQWAMIDPALEQWPRQPPPPPGVDPR from the coding sequence ATGACCGCACCCTATTCCGGGGGCTGCGTCTGCGGCGCCGTCACGCTCGCGATCGCGGGCGAACCGGTCGCCACGCGCCAGTGCTGGTGCCGCCAGTGCCAGCAGCTTGCCGCCGGCGGCCCCACCAACAACGCGATCTTCAAGGTCGAGGACGTCGCCATCGACGGCGATCTTGCCGCCTCGGCATGGCAGGCCGCCAGCGGCAACAGGCTGACCTTCCACTTCTGCCCCCGATGCGGCACCCAGATCTTTGCGCAGAGTTCGGCCCGCCCGCACCTCAAGACCATGCGCCTCGGCGCGCTCGATGCCGGACACGGCCTCAAGCCCGACGCCGTGATCTGGACCGAGGACGCACCGCAATGGGCAATGATCGACCCCGCGCTGGAGCAGTGGCCGCGCCAGCCCCCGCCGCCGCCCGGTGTCGATCCCCGGTAG
- a CDS encoding NYN domain-containing protein, producing MPAAKPRAARNIALLIDADNASPANLEAALTILGDLGSVNVRRVYGNWSKVSLKGWSKLVLRHALEPQQQFDVTKGKNATDMKMTIDAMDLLYGGHIDGFGLMTSDSDFMPLAIRIRQNGTPVYGFGTSRTPEAFREACTRFIDLDTLPDADADDNAAPSSAPPPLDADLVKLIGEAWKASKRDEGGFASLSEVGQRVANRSSFDARSYGFSRLSELVQTLPNFATEKRESGLFLKRMR from the coding sequence GTGCCCGCAGCCAAGCCGCGCGCCGCGCGCAATATCGCGCTGTTGATCGATGCCGACAATGCCTCGCCCGCCAATCTGGAGGCGGCGCTGACCATTCTGGGCGACCTGGGTTCGGTCAATGTCCGGCGGGTCTACGGCAACTGGAGCAAGGTCTCGCTGAAAGGCTGGTCGAAGCTGGTGCTGCGCCATGCGCTGGAGCCGCAGCAGCAGTTCGACGTGACCAAGGGCAAGAACGCCACCGACATGAAGATGACCATCGATGCGATGGACCTGCTTTACGGCGGCCATATCGACGGTTTTGGCCTGATGACCAGCGACAGCGATTTCATGCCGCTCGCCATCCGGATCCGCCAGAACGGCACGCCGGTCTACGGTTTCGGCACAAGCCGCACGCCGGAGGCGTTCCGCGAGGCCTGTACCCGTTTCATCGACCTCGATACGCTGCCCGACGCCGATGCCGACGACAACGCGGCGCCGTCGTCGGCCCCGCCGCCCCTCGATGCCGACCTCGTGAAACTGATCGGCGAGGCGTGGAAGGCCAGCAAGCGTGACGAGGGCGGGTTCGCCAGCCTGTCCGAAGTCGGCCAGCGGGTGGCCAACCGATCGAGCTTCGATGCGCGCAGCTATGGGTTCTCGCGGTTGTCGGAACTGGTGCAGACCCTGCCCAACTTCGCCACCGAGAAGCGTGAGAGCGGGCTGTTCCTCAAGCGGATGCGCTAG
- a CDS encoding aspartyl/asparaginyl beta-hydroxylase domain-containing protein gives MQLTPNQIARLREDAVRALQRRDGPAALAALEPLMQLPDPPLLSAAQAFLFAGDPRQADAVLDRVLAADPRHIGALLLKGEAHGQIGDSRAATAFYQAALDTAARTPNVPQGLQGALQRASEAISGFASRYEEELRGRLEQEGIRGAAMSPRIAEALDILTGRKQVFVQQPQSFYFPGLPQNQFYEREAFDWVPALEAQSEVIRAELEGVLGEDDGFRPYVESEPGRPPKANAMLGDPRWGALYLWRGGEPVARQAERCPRTMAALEAAPIPRIAGRSPMALFSRLKPGMHIPAHTGFLNTRLICHLPLVVPPGCSLRVGNEVRSWEPGKLLIFDDSIEHEAWNRGEDDRVVLLFEIWRPEISEQDRAALTVMFEYISAYDA, from the coding sequence GTGCAACTTACCCCGAATCAGATCGCCCGCCTTCGTGAAGATGCCGTCCGCGCGCTGCAGCGCCGGGACGGCCCGGCAGCGCTTGCGGCGCTGGAGCCGCTGATGCAGCTTCCCGATCCGCCGCTGCTGTCGGCGGCGCAGGCCTTTCTCTTCGCGGGAGACCCGCGCCAGGCGGATGCGGTGCTCGACAGGGTGCTGGCAGCCGACCCGCGCCATATCGGCGCGCTCCTGCTCAAGGGGGAGGCGCATGGCCAGATCGGCGACAGCCGGGCCGCCACGGCATTCTATCAGGCAGCGCTCGACACCGCCGCCCGGACGCCGAACGTGCCGCAGGGCCTGCAAGGTGCGCTCCAGCGTGCCAGCGAGGCTATTTCCGGCTTCGCTTCGCGTTACGAGGAAGAACTGCGCGGGCGGCTGGAGCAGGAAGGCATTCGCGGCGCGGCGATGAGCCCGAGGATCGCCGAGGCGCTCGACATCCTGACCGGGCGCAAGCAGGTCTTTGTCCAGCAGCCGCAGAGCTTCTATTTCCCCGGCCTGCCGCAGAACCAGTTCTACGAGCGCGAGGCCTTCGACTGGGTTCCCGCGCTGGAGGCGCAAAGCGAGGTCATTCGCGCGGAACTGGAGGGCGTGCTGGGCGAGGACGATGGTTTCCGGCCTTATGTCGAATCCGAACCCGGACGGCCTCCCAAGGCCAATGCCATGCTGGGCGATCCGCGCTGGGGCGCCCTGTATCTCTGGCGCGGCGGCGAGCCGGTGGCGCGGCAGGCCGAGCGCTGCCCGCGCACGATGGCGGCACTGGAAGCTGCGCCGATCCCGCGCATCGCCGGTCGTTCGCCGATGGCACTGTTTTCGCGGCTCAAGCCCGGCATGCATATCCCCGCGCACACCGGGTTCCTCAATACCCGCCTGATCTGCCATTTGCCCTTGGTGGTGCCGCCGGGGTGCAGCCTGCGCGTGGGCAACGAGGTGCGTTCGTGGGAGCCGGGCAAGTTGCTGATCTTCGACGACAGCATCGAGCATGAGGCATGGAACCGCGGCGAGGACGACCGCGTCGTTCTGCTTTTCGAGATCTGGCGTCCGGAGATCAGCGAGCAGGATCGCGCCGCCCTGACCGTGATGTTCGAGTATATCTCGGCCTACGACGCCTGA
- a CDS encoding penicillin-binding protein activator, with protein MFDTTLIGRTHRRNFLAGAAMALLAGCAVVPKAPAPGPAPTPTPSENNVVATDTDRHRIALLVPVTGPNAGVGQALANAANMALLDTGAKNLRITTYDTGTNPSEAARKAVADGNKLILGPLLADDIGAVRAVAKPARVPLISFSNDEEAAGADVFVIGNLPGQSVARTVAYARQQGVSSFAALVPRGDYGQRVSASLLSTVRASGGTVLAMEPYDRTAASISAAATRIKAKGGYDALLIADSGSLSARAATAYRAGGGTTSVRLLGTELWSGEKELAASPSLNGAWFSTVSDARFGQFSKSYRARFGVQPFRIATLGYDAVLLTLRVARDWKQGAAFPTAAMFAQDGFLGVDGAFRFNRNGLIERALEVRTVSAGAVKVIDAAPTGFATGK; from the coding sequence ATGTTCGACACGACCCTCATCGGGCGTACCCATCGGCGCAACTTCCTTGCCGGAGCCGCCATGGCCCTGCTCGCCGGCTGCGCGGTCGTTCCCAAGGCCCCTGCCCCCGGACCGGCCCCGACGCCGACACCGAGCGAGAACAATGTCGTTGCCACCGACACCGACCGCCACCGCATCGCGCTGCTGGTTCCGGTCACCGGCCCGAACGCGGGCGTTGGGCAGGCGCTGGCCAATGCCGCGAACATGGCGCTGCTCGATACCGGCGCCAAGAACCTGCGCATCACCACTTACGACACCGGCACCAACCCCAGCGAGGCCGCACGCAAGGCCGTGGCGGACGGCAACAAGCTGATCCTCGGCCCGCTGCTGGCGGACGACATCGGCGCGGTCCGCGCCGTCGCCAAGCCTGCCAGGGTGCCGCTCATCTCGTTCTCGAACGACGAGGAAGCCGCCGGAGCCGACGTGTTCGTGATCGGCAACCTGCCCGGCCAGTCGGTCGCCCGCACGGTGGCCTATGCCCGCCAGCAGGGCGTCTCGAGCTTTGCCGCCCTTGTCCCGCGCGGCGACTACGGCCAGCGCGTCAGTGCATCGCTGCTTTCGACCGTGCGCGCCAGCGGCGGCACCGTGCTGGCGATGGAGCCCTATGACCGCACCGCCGCCTCGATCAGCGCAGCGGCCACCCGCATCAAGGCCAAGGGCGGCTACGACGCGCTGCTGATCGCCGACAGCGGCAGCCTCTCGGCCCGCGCCGCCACCGCCTACCGTGCGGGCGGCGGCACCACTTCGGTCCGCCTGCTGGGAACCGAGCTGTGGAGCGGCGAAAAGGAGCTGGCAGCCTCGCCGTCGCTGAACGGCGCGTGGTTCTCCACCGTTTCGGACGCGCGCTTCGGCCAGTTCTCCAAGAGCTACCGCGCCCGCTTCGGCGTGCAGCCCTTCCGCATCGCCACGCTCGGCTACGACGCGGTTCTGCTCACCTTGCGCGTCGCGCGTGACTGGAAGCAGGGCGCCGCGTTCCCGACGGCGGCGATGTTCGCGCAGGACGGCTTCCTCGGTGTCGACGGCGCTTTCCGCTTCAACCGCAACGGCCTGATCGAGCGCGCGCTGGAAGTGCGCACCGTCTCTGCCGGCGCGGTGAAGGTGATCGACGCCGCACCGACCGGCTTCGCCACGGGCAAATAA
- the rsmI gene encoding 16S rRNA (cytidine(1402)-2'-O)-methyltransferase — MENSLSPGLYIVATPIGNLGDITLRAVETLRGVSAVACEDTRVTGKLLHHLGIKQRMIRYDDHAGEGDRERLLALMESEPVALVSDAGTPLISDPGYRLVRTARERGIAVTSLPGANAAVMAMTLSGLPNDRFLFAGFLPNKARAREGVLADLAKVPATLIFYETAPRLEDSLQTIDSVLPGREVAVARELTKKFEECRSGTPQDLIAHYAAHPPKGEIVLLVAPPGDEPLGEVDVDALLRSALEQAKPSQAAASVAKATGLDRKMLYARALELK, encoded by the coding sequence ATGGAAAACAGTCTTTCACCGGGCCTCTACATAGTCGCAACCCCGATTGGCAACCTCGGGGACATAACCTTGCGGGCGGTCGAGACGCTGCGGGGCGTCAGTGCGGTTGCCTGCGAGGATACCCGGGTGACCGGCAAACTCCTGCATCATCTCGGCATCAAGCAACGGATGATTCGCTACGACGACCATGCCGGCGAGGGTGACCGCGAGCGTCTGCTGGCGCTGATGGAGAGCGAGCCGGTGGCATTGGTCAGCGATGCCGGAACCCCGCTGATTTCGGACCCCGGCTACCGTCTGGTGCGCACCGCGCGCGAGCGCGGGATCGCCGTCACCAGCCTGCCCGGAGCCAATGCCGCGGTCATGGCGATGACGCTCTCGGGTCTGCCCAACGACCGTTTCCTGTTTGCCGGGTTCCTCCCCAACAAGGCGAGGGCGCGCGAGGGTGTGCTTGCGGATCTGGCCAAGGTCCCCGCGACGCTGATCTTCTACGAAACCGCGCCGAGGCTGGAGGATTCGCTGCAGACTATCGATTCGGTGCTGCCGGGCCGCGAAGTGGCGGTGGCGCGCGAACTGACGAAGAAGTTCGAGGAATGCCGCAGCGGCACCCCGCAGGACCTGATCGCGCATTACGCCGCTCATCCGCCCAAGGGCGAGATCGTGTTGCTGGTGGCGCCGCCGGGAGACGAACCGCTGGGCGAGGTCGATGTGGATGCCCTGCTGCGCAGCGCGCTGGAGCAGGCCAAGCCCTCGCAGGCTGCGGCCAGCGTGGCCAAGGCGACCGGGCTCGATCGCAAGATGCTCTATGCGCGGGCGCTGGAACTGAAGTGA
- a CDS encoding outer membrane beta-barrel protein → MHFIKYGLISAALLAQPALADEARLSGLRVEARVGLETPTVSDDDVYKLGQSVSIGGEIGYDIPVSTKVTVGPFVNYDYARSKDCASGYCLGSDGNLAAGGRIGLNLGSALQLYGKLGYDRMKLKATYAGESGTETLDGVMGGIGLDYNLSSKAYVGVEINYADLGSFEGINFQRRHAVLTGGIRF, encoded by the coding sequence ATGCATTTCATCAAGTACGGCCTCATCTCCGCAGCCCTTCTGGCCCAGCCGGCGCTCGCCGACGAAGCCAGGCTTTCCGGGCTGCGCGTCGAAGCCCGCGTCGGTCTGGAAACCCCGACCGTCAGCGACGACGACGTCTACAAGCTGGGGCAGTCGGTCTCGATTGGCGGCGAGATCGGTTATGACATTCCGGTCAGCACGAAAGTCACCGTCGGTCCCTTCGTGAACTACGACTATGCCCGCTCGAAGGACTGCGCGAGCGGCTACTGCCTGGGTTCGGACGGCAACCTGGCCGCAGGCGGCCGCATCGGCCTCAACCTCGGCTCCGCCCTCCAGCTTTACGGCAAGCTCGGCTACGACCGCATGAAGCTTAAGGCGACCTACGCAGGCGAATCCGGCACCGAAACGCTCGACGGCGTCATGGGCGGCATCGGTCTCGACTACAATCTGTCGAGCAAGGCCTATGTCGGCGTGGAGATCAACTACGCCGATCTCGGCAGCTTTGAAGGCATCAACTTCCAGCGCCGCCATGCCGTGCTCACCGGCGGCATCCGCTTCTAA
- a CDS encoding YraN family protein, with protein MSDRRVHAERQGRRGETLALWYLRLSGWRVLARRAKTVRGEVDLVVRRGRTLCFVEVKWRSRAEDLGHAIDAYRLRRVAAAAQVLAARYQKPGDNLRIDVLLLAPGCWPRRITNAWQPGG; from the coding sequence GTGAGCGATCGGCGCGTCCATGCGGAGCGGCAGGGGCGGCGGGGTGAGACGCTTGCGTTGTGGTACTTGCGGCTAAGCGGTTGGCGCGTTCTGGCGCGGCGCGCGAAGACGGTGCGGGGCGAGGTCGACCTGGTGGTCCGGCGCGGGCGGACACTCTGCTTCGTGGAAGTGAAGTGGCGTTCGCGGGCCGAGGATCTGGGGCATGCGATCGACGCCTATCGCCTGCGCCGGGTGGCGGCGGCGGCGCAAGTGCTGGCGGCGCGATACCAGAAACCCGGCGACAACCTCAGGATTGATGTCCTGCTGCTGGCGCCGGGGTGCTGGCCCCGCCGGATCACCAATGCCTGGCAGCCCGGCGGATGA
- the parE gene encoding DNA topoisomerase IV subunit B, which yields MSDDLFEKLPSAGGETYDGSAIEVLEGLEPVRRRPGMYIGGTDERALHHLAAEVLDNAMDEAVAGHANRIEVTLEEEPGTAGRLTITDNGRGIPVDEHPKYPGKSALEVILSTLHSGGKFSGKAYATSGGLHGVGISVVNALSVKTRVEVARNKELFAQEFSRGVTLGPLQKVGAAPNRRGTAVTFTPDTEIFGDQKFKPARLFKLVRSKAYLFAGVEIRWKCAPALAVDGIPAEATFQFPGGLADHLAEQIGSRECVTTQFFSGSQEFPRGEDGSEQGRVEWAIAWPLYSDGSYSWYCNTIPTPDGGTHEQGLRGALTKGIRVFADLVGQAKKAKDITPDDVVTGSEVMLSVFIRDPQFQSQTKDRLTSPEAARMVEAAVRDHFDHFLTDNMERGKALLGAVMERMDERLRRKAEREVKRKTATNAKKLRLPGKLTDCSGETDAETELFIVEGDSAGGSAKQARDRKTQAILPIRGKILNVASATADKIRANQEIADLGLALGCGTRKDCNADDLRYDRVVIMTDADVDGAHIATLLMTFFFQEMPEIVRRGHLYLAQPPLYRLTSGSTSAYARDDEHRAELEQTMFKGKKVEVGRFKGLGEMNPQQLRETTMAPASRSLIRITLPPEYEGRAAVKDLVDRLMGRNPEHRFQFIQNRAGEIDPELIDA from the coding sequence ATGTCCGACGACCTCTTCGAAAAGCTCCCCTCCGCGGGCGGTGAAACCTACGACGGTTCGGCCATCGAAGTGCTGGAGGGGCTTGAGCCCGTCCGCCGCCGTCCGGGCATGTACATCGGCGGCACGGACGAGCGCGCGCTGCACCACCTCGCCGCCGAAGTGCTCGACAACGCGATGGACGAAGCCGTCGCGGGCCACGCCAACCGCATCGAGGTGACGCTGGAAGAGGAACCGGGCACTGCCGGACGCCTTACCATCACCGACAACGGCCGCGGCATCCCGGTCGACGAGCATCCCAAATATCCGGGCAAGTCGGCCCTCGAAGTGATCCTTTCCACCCTGCACTCGGGCGGCAAGTTTTCCGGCAAGGCCTATGCCACCTCGGGCGGTCTCCACGGTGTCGGCATCTCGGTGGTCAACGCCCTTTCGGTGAAGACCCGCGTGGAAGTCGCCCGCAACAAGGAACTCTTCGCCCAGGAATTTTCGCGCGGGGTAACGCTGGGGCCATTGCAGAAAGTCGGCGCCGCGCCCAACCGCCGGGGCACCGCCGTCACCTTCACGCCCGATACCGAGATCTTCGGCGACCAGAAGTTCAAGCCCGCGCGCCTGTTCAAACTGGTGCGCTCGAAGGCCTACCTCTTCGCCGGTGTCGAGATCCGCTGGAAGTGCGCGCCCGCACTCGCGGTGGACGGCATTCCCGCCGAGGCGACCTTCCAGTTCCCCGGCGGCCTTGCCGACCACCTTGCCGAGCAGATCGGCAGCCGCGAATGCGTGACCACGCAGTTCTTCTCCGGCAGCCAGGAATTCCCGCGCGGCGAGGACGGCTCCGAACAGGGCCGCGTCGAATGGGCGATCGCCTGGCCGCTCTACTCGGACGGCTCCTATTCCTGGTACTGCAACACCATTCCCACGCCCGACGGCGGCACCCACGAGCAGGGCTTGCGCGGCGCGCTGACCAAAGGCATCCGCGTCTTTGCCGACCTGGTCGGGCAGGCCAAGAAGGCAAAGGACATCACCCCGGACGACGTGGTGACCGGCAGCGAAGTCATGCTTTCGGTCTTCATCCGCGATCCGCAGTTCCAGAGCCAGACCAAGGACCGCCTGACCAGCCCCGAAGCCGCGCGCATGGTGGAAGCGGCGGTGCGCGATCACTTCGACCACTTCCTGACCGACAACATGGAGCGCGGCAAGGCGCTGCTCGGCGCGGTCATGGAGCGCATGGACGAGCGCCTGCGCCGCAAGGCCGAGCGCGAGGTCAAGCGCAAGACCGCCACCAACGCCAAGAAGCTGCGCCTGCCCGGCAAGCTCACCGATTGCTCGGGCGAAACGGATGCCGAGACCGAACTCTTCATCGTCGAGGGCGATTCGGCAGGCGGTTCGGCCAAGCAGGCGCGTGACCGCAAGACGCAGGCGATCCTGCCGATCCGCGGCAAGATCCTCAACGTCGCCAGCGCCACGGCGGACAAGATCCGCGCCAATCAGGAAATCGCCGACCTCGGCCTCGCGCTCGGCTGCGGCACCCGCAAGGACTGCAACGCCGACGACCTGCGCTACGACCGCGTGGTCATCATGACCGACGCCGACGTCGACGGAGCGCACATCGCCACGCTGTTGATGACGTTCTTTTTCCAGGAAATGCCGGAAATCGTGCGGCGCGGGCACCTCTACCTCGCCCAGCCCCCGCTCTACCGCCTGACTTCGGGCTCGACGTCGGCCTATGCCCGCGACGACGAGCACCGCGCCGAATTGGAACAGACGATGTTCAAGGGCAAGAAGGTCGAAGTCGGCCGCTTCAAGGGTCTGGGCGAGATGAACCCCCAGCAACTGCGCGAGACGACGATGGCCCCGGCGAGCCGCTCGCTGATCCGCATCACCCTGCCGCCCGAATACGAAGGCCGCGCGGCGGTGAAGGACCTCGTCGACCGCCTGATGGGCCGCAATCCCGAACACCGCTTCCAGTTCATCCAGAACCGCGCGGGCGAGATCGATCCCGAACTGATCGACGCCTGA
- a CDS encoding MoxR family ATPase, translating into MQRFEGTGSYVATDDLKVAVNAAVLLRRPLLVKGEPGTGKTVLAEQIAASLGAPLITWNVKSTTKAHQGLYEYDAVGRLRDGQLGDARVHDINNYIRRGKLWEAFTSPRLPVLLIDEIDKADIEFPNDLLAELDRMAFDVYETGEHVAAAERPIVVITSNNEKDLPDAFLRRCFFHYIKFPDRETMQAIVDVHFPGIQKTLVTRAMEIFYELREVPGLKKKPSTSELLDWLKLLLAEDMPLDVLQNQDAAKAIPPLHGALLKNEQDVMLFERLAFMARRGN; encoded by the coding sequence ATGCAGCGTTTCGAAGGCACCGGCAGTTACGTCGCCACGGACGACCTCAAGGTCGCGGTCAATGCGGCCGTGCTGCTGCGCCGTCCGCTGCTGGTGAAAGGCGAGCCGGGCACCGGCAAGACCGTGCTGGCCGAACAGATCGCCGCCTCGCTCGGCGCCCCGCTGATCACCTGGAACGTCAAGTCCACCACCAAGGCGCATCAGGGCCTTTACGAGTACGACGCGGTCGGTCGCCTGCGCGACGGCCAGCTCGGCGATGCCCGGGTCCATGACATCAACAACTACATCCGCCGCGGCAAGCTGTGGGAAGCCTTCACCTCCCCGCGCCTTCCGGTGCTGCTGATCGACGAGATCGACAAGGCCGACATCGAGTTCCCCAACGACCTCCTTGCCGAACTCGATCGCATGGCCTTCGACGTCTACGAGACGGGCGAGCACGTCGCCGCCGCCGAACGCCCGATCGTCGTCATCACCTCGAACAACGAGAAGGACCTGCCCGACGCCTTCCTGCGCCGCTGCTTCTTCCACTACATCAAGTTCCCCGACCGCGAGACAATGCAGGCCATCGTCGACGTGCATTTCCCGGGCATCCAGAAGACGCTGGTCACCCGCGCGATGGAGATCTTCTACGAACTGCGCGAAGTGCCCGGGCTCAAGAAAAAGCCCTCCACCAGCGAATTGCTCGACTGGCTGAAGCTGCTGCTGGCCGAGGACATGCCGCTCGACGTGTTGCAGAACCAGGATGCCGCCAAGGCGATCCCGCCGCTCCACGGGGCCTTGCTCAAGAACGAACAGGACGTCATGCTGTTCGAAAGGCTCGCCTTCATGGCGCGCCGGGGGAACTGA
- a CDS encoding VWA domain-containing protein — translation MLLNFVEELRAAGIGASLKEHLVLLEALDREVIERTPEAFYYLSRATFVKDEGLLDRFDQVFQKVFKGVLTDYGQQPVDIPEDWLRKVAERYFSQEEMEQVRSLGSWDEIMETLKKRLEEQEKRHSGGNKWIGTNGTSPFGHSGYNPEGIRIGGEGKHGRAIKVWEKREFANLDNTRELGTRNIKVALRRLRRFAREGAAEELDLDETIRGTAKQGWLDVVMRPERHNAVKVLLFLDVGGSMDPYIAMMEDLFSAASAEFKNMEFFYFHNCLYEGVWKDNRRRWSQRTPTWDLLHKFGHDYKVIFVGDAAMSPYEVSHPGGSVEHMNEEAGAVWLQRVTQTYPATVWLNPTPENQWGYSGSTRMIRELMGGAMFPLTLDGLDAAMRELSRKKA, via the coding sequence ATGCTGCTGAACTTCGTCGAGGAACTGCGCGCCGCGGGCATCGGCGCCTCGCTCAAGGAACACTTGGTGCTACTCGAAGCGCTCGACCGGGAGGTGATCGAGCGCACGCCCGAGGCGTTCTACTACCTCAGCCGGGCGACCTTCGTGAAGGACGAAGGCCTGCTCGACCGCTTCGACCAGGTGTTCCAGAAGGTCTTCAAGGGCGTGCTGACCGACTATGGCCAGCAGCCGGTGGACATTCCCGAGGACTGGCTGCGCAAGGTGGCGGAGCGCTACTTCTCGCAGGAGGAGATGGAGCAGGTCCGGTCGCTGGGTTCCTGGGACGAGATCATGGAGACGCTGAAGAAGCGTCTGGAGGAGCAGGAAAAGCGCCATTCCGGCGGCAACAAGTGGATCGGCACCAACGGCACCTCGCCCTTCGGCCATTCGGGCTACAATCCCGAGGGCATCCGCATCGGCGGTGAAGGCAAACACGGCCGCGCGATCAAGGTCTGGGAAAAGCGCGAATTCGCCAATCTCGACAACACCCGCGAACTCGGCACCCGCAATATCAAGGTGGCGCTGCGGCGCCTGCGCCGGTTTGCCCGCGAAGGCGCGGCCGAGGAACTCGACCTCGACGAGACGATCCGGGGCACCGCCAAGCAGGGCTGGCTCGACGTGGTCATGCGTCCCGAACGCCACAATGCCGTAAAAGTGCTGCTGTTCCTCGATGTCGGCGGCTCGATGGATCCGTACATCGCGATGATGGAAGACCTGTTCAGCGCCGCCAGCGCCGAGTTCAAGAACATGGAGTTCTTCTACTTCCACAACTGCCTTTACGAAGGCGTCTGGAAGGACAACCGCCGCCGCTGGTCGCAGCGCACCCCGACCTGGGACCTGCTCCACAAGTTCGGGCACGACTACAAGGTGATCTTCGTGGGCGACGCGGCGATGAGCCCTTACGAAGTCAGCCATCCCGGCGGCTCGGTCGAGCACATGAACGAGGAGGCCGGCGCCGTCTGGCTGCAGCGCGTTACGCAGACGTATCCGGCCACCGTGTGGCTCAATCCCACGCCGGAGAACCAGTGGGGCTATTCCGGCTCCACCCGCATGATCCGCGAACTGATGGGCGGGGCGATGTTCCCGCTCACGCTCGACGGGCTCGACGCGGCGATGCGGGAGTTGTCGCGCAAGAAGGCGTGA